The following is a genomic window from Pseudomonas lurida.
ACTGTCAATGCTCTGGCTGCTTCACAGGTGAAAAGTGTTCGCCTGTGGCGAGCGCCGGATAACACGCGACTGGTGTTCGACCTGTCTGGCCCGGTCCAGCACAGCGTCTTTACCCTGACGGCACCTGATCGCCTGGTGATCGACATCAATGGCGCGACCTTGGCCGCGCCGTTGAAAGTCTCCACCGCCAATACCCCGATTACCGCCATGCGCTCGGCCCAGCGTACGCCGACCGATCTGCGCGTGGTGATCGACCTGAAAAAGGTCGTGACCCCGAAAAGCTTCTCCCTGGCGCCAAACGCCCAGTACGGCAACCGGCTGGTGGTCGACCTGTTCGATAACGCCGCCGATGCCGCGCCGCCGCCTGCGCCAACCCCGAGCGTGGCAACGGTGCCTGCGGTGCCGGTCAACCCGTCGCAACCGCAGGTCAAGCTGCCACCTCCGCCACCGGCCCCGGCCGGCAAGCGCGACATCATCGTGGTGATCGACGCCGGTCACGGTGGCGAGGACCCGGGGGCTTCGGGTTCGCGCGGCCAGCATGAAAAAGACGTGGTACTGGCCATCGCTCGCGAATTGCAGCGCCAGGTCAATGGGATGAAAGGCTACCGTGCCGAGCTGACCCGTACCGGCGACTATTTCATTCCCTTGCGCGGCCGTACCGAGATCGCTCGCAAGAAAGGCGCCGACCTGTTTGTGTCGATCCACGCCGACGCCGCGCCTTCGGCCGCTGCCTTCGGCGCCTCGGTGTTCGCCTTGTCGGATCGCGGTGCTACGTCGGAGACCGCGCGTTGGCTGGCCGACAGTGAAAACCGGTCCGACTTGATCGGTGGGGCCGGCAACGTGTCCCTCGATGACAAAGACAAAATGCTCGCCGGCGTATTGCTCGACCTGTCGATGACGGCCTCGCTGACCTCCAGCCTGAACGTGGGCCAGAAGGTCCTGAGCAACATCGGCCGGGTCACCTCACTGCACAAGCAGCGGGTGGAGCAGGCCGGGTTCATGGTGCTGAAATCGCCGGATATCCCATCGATCCTGGTGGAAACCGGGTTCATCTCCAACGCCAACGAAGCTTCGAAGCTGGCCAGCGCCAGCCACCAGCAGGCGCTGGCGCGGTCCATCAGTGCCGGTGTTCGCCAGTTCTTCCAGCAGAACCCACCACCGGGCACCTACATCGCCTGGCTGCGTGACTCGGGGAAAATCGCCCAGGGCCCGCGTGACCATCGTGTGCAACCGGGTGACACCCTGGCCATGCTGGCGGTGCGTTTCCAGGTGTCGGCCGCCACATTGCGCAGCGCGAATAACCTGAAGACGGATGAACTGAAAGTCGGCCAGGTGTTGACCATCCCTGGTACTGAATTGGCGGCGCAGTAATGAGTGAATCACTGCTGAACAGCGGATCCCGCATCGAGCTGCTGAGCCCTCGCCTTGCCAACCAGATTGCGGCGGGCGAGGTGGTCGAGCGCCCGGCATCGGTGATCAAGGAACTGCTGGAGAACAGCATCGACTCCGGTGCCAAACGCATCGATGTCGATGTGGAGCAGGGCGGCGTCAAGCTGTTGCGCGTGCGTGACGACGGCAGCGGCATTTCCTCGGATGATCTGCCGCTGGCCCTCGCGCGTCACGCCACCAGCAAGATTCGCGACCTGGAAGACCTTGAGCGGGTGATGAGCCTGGGCTTTCGCGGTGAGGCCCTGGCCTCCATCAGCTCCGTCGCGCGCCTGACCCTGACGTCCCGTACCCGCAGCGCCGAGCAGGCCTGGCAAGTAGAAACCGAGGGGCGCGACATGGCGCCTCGGGTCCAGCCGGCGGCACATCCCGTCGGTACGTCGGTGGAAGTGCGCGACCTGTTCTTCAACACCCCGGCGCGGCGCAAATTCCTCAAGGCCGAAAAGACCGAATTCGATCACCTTCAAGAAGTCATCAAGCGCCTGGCGTTGGCCCGCTTCGACGTGGCTTTCCACCTGCGCCACAACGGCAAGACCATTCTCAGCCTGCATGAAGCCAATGATGATGCCGCGCGTGCTCGCCGTGTGTCGGCAATTTGCGGCGCGGGCTTCCTGGAGCAGGCGCTGCCGATTGAAATCGAACGCAATGGCCTGCGGCTGTGGGGGTGGGTGGGGTTGCCGACCTTTTCCCGTAGCCAGGCGGACTTGCAGTATTTCTTCGTCAATGGCCGTGCGGTGCGCGACAAGCTGGTGGCTCACGCGGTGCGCCAGGCGTATCGCGATGTGCTGTTCAACGGGCGCCACCCGACGTTTGTGCTGTTCTTCGAGGTCGACCCGTCGGTGGTAGACGTCAACGTGCACCCCACCAAGCACGAAGTGCGCTTCCGTGATGGGCGCATGGTGCATGACTTCCTCTACGGCACCTTGCACCGCACCTTGGGCGATGTGCGTCCGGATGACCAGTTATCTGCACCGATTGTGACGGCGGTGGTTCGGCCAAGCGGCCCGGAAGCCGGCGAGTTCGGCCCTCAGGGCGAAATGAGCCTGGCGGCCAACCTGCTGCAATCGCCACAGGCGCAGCCTTCGTACACCGCGCCGAATTCGGGCTCCGGTTCCGGTTATCAGTACTCATACACCCCGCGCCCGCAGTCGGCGGTGCCTGTGGCCGAGGCCCAGGCTGCGTATCGCGAATTTTTTGCACCGCTGCCGGGGGCCGAGTCGGGCGCACCTGTCGCCTTGCCCGAAGGCGGGGGGGATATTCCGCCGCTGGGTTACGCGTTGGCGCAGCTCAAGGGCATCTACATCCTGGCGGAAAACGCCCATGGCCTGGTGCTGGTGGACATGCACGCCGCCCACGAGCGGATCATGTACGAGCGCCTCAAGATTGCCATGGCCAGTGAAGGCCTCAGCGGCCAGCCGCTGCTGGTGCCGGAGTCCCTGGCAGTGAGCCAGCGTGAGGCCGACTGTGCCGAAGAGCACCACAGCGTGTTCCAGAAGCTGGGCTTCGAACTGCAGCGCCTGGGCCCGGAAACCCTGGCCATCCGCCAGATTCCCGCGCTGCTCAAGCAGGCCGAGGCCAACCGGCTGGTGGCCGACGTGCTGGCGGACCTGATGGAATACGGCACCAGTGACCGTATCCAGGCCCACATCAACGAACTGCTCGGCACCATGGCCTGCCACGGCGCCATCCGCGCCAATCGCCGCCTGGCCCTGCCGGAAATGAACGGCTTGCTGCGCGACATGGAGAACACCGAGCGCAGCGGGCAATGCAACCATGGCCGACCGACCTGGACCCAGATGGGCCTGGACGATCTGGACAAACTGTTCCTGCGCGGCCGTTGATGAGTGCCTTGCCCCCTGCGATCTTCCTGATGGGCCCCACGGCCGCCGGCAAGACCGACCTCGCCATCGAGCTGACCAAAGTATTGCCATGCGAGCTGATCAGTGTCGACTCTGCCCTGGTTTACCGGGACATGGACATCGGCACCGCCAAGCCTTCGAAAGAGCTGCTGGCCCAATACCCGCACCGTTTGATCGACATCATCGACCCGGCGCAGAGCTACTCGGCAGCAGATTTCCGTGCCGATGCCCTGGCCGCCATGGCCGACATCACCGCACGGGGCAATATTCCGCTGCTGGTGGGCGGCACGATGCTCTATTACAAGGCTTTGCAGGAAGGCCTGGCGGACATGCCGCCGGCCGACGCCCAGGTGCGCGCCGAGCTTGAGGAAGAGGCTGCACGCCTTGGCTGGCAAGCCCTGCACGACCAGCTGGCGGCGGTAGACCCGGTATCCGCCGCGCGCATTCACCCCAATGACCCCCAGCGGCTCACTCGCGCCCTGGAAGTCTGGCGCGTAAGTGGGCAGACCATGACTGAACATCGGCTGAAACAAAGTGCGCAAAGTGCTGACGCAGGCGCATCTGGACAGTCACAATTGCCCTATACTGTGGCGAATCTGGCCATCGCTCCGGCAAGCCGCCAGGTGCTGCATGAACGAATTGCACAAAGATTCACAATTATGTTGGAACAGGGGTTTGTGGACGAGGTCGTAGCTCTGCGTTCCAGAGGTGACCTGCATCCAGGGTTACCTTCGATACGTGCTGTAGGCTATCGCCAAGTCTGGGATCATCTGGATGGCAAGCTGACGTCAGCCGAAATGCAGGAACGCGGCATCATTGCCACGCGCCAATTGGCGAAACGCCAGTTCACCTGGTTGCGCAGCTGGAGCGATTTGCACTGGCTGGACAGCCTGGACAGCGACAATCTGTCACGCGCCTTGAAATACTTGGGAACGGTCTCCATATTGAGCTGAGTCCTTGCAATTGCCGTCTATCCTTGGGGGTGTGACGGCCATAAGCTATCTATTTTCCGATTTTTTATTATTGATCCTTAAAGGAGTGCGGCACATGTCAAAAGGGCATTCGCTACAAGACCCTTACTTGAATACTTTACGTAAAGAGAAAGTGGGGGTTTCCATCTACCTGGTCAACGGTATCAAGCTGCAAGGCACGATCGAGTCGTTCGACCAGTTCGTGATCCTGCTGAAAAACACCGTCAGCCAGATGGTCTACAAGCACGCTATCTCGACAGTCGTTCCAGTTCGTCCAATCCGTCTGCCTAGCGCAGCGGGTGATGATGTAGCTGACGCTGAGCCAGGTAACGCCTGATAGGAGTCTCCTTTGTTCTTTGAGCGCCACGGTGGTGGTGAGCGAGTGATCCTCGTTCACTTGGATGGACAGGACCCTGAGGCGCGCGAAGATCCGCAGGAGTTTCAGGAGTTGGCAAATTCGGCCGGCGCCGAGACCGTTGCGTTTTTTAACGTACCGCGTCATCGGCCAACCGCCAAATTCCTGATTGGCAGCGGCAAGGTCGAGGAACTGCGCGACTTGGTCCACGCCGAAGAAGCCGATCTGGTGATCTTCAATCACGTCCTCACGCCCAGTCAGGAACGTAACCTCGAACGTGTTTTCGAGTGTCGCGTGATCGACCGTACCGGTCTGATTCTCGATATTTTCGCCCAGCGCGCCCGTACCCATGAAGGCAAGCTCCAGGTCGAACTGGCCCAGCTTGACCACATGAGCACGCGCCTGGTCCGCGGCTGGACTCACCTTGAACGCCAGGGTGGCGGTATCGGCATGCGTGGCCCGGGTGAAACCCAGCTCGAAACCGACCGACGTCTGCTGCGGGTTCGCCTGCGCCAGATCAAGGGTCGCCTCGAGAAAGTCCGCAGCCAGCGCGAGCAATCGCGTCGAGGCCGTTCACGTGCGGATATCCCTACCGTGTCCCTGGTGGGCTATACCAACGCCGGCAAATCCACACTCTTCAACAACGTGACGAAATCGGACGTGTACGCGGCCGATCAGCTGTTCGCCACCCTCGACCCGACCCTGCGCCGCCTGGACCTGAACGACCTGGGTCCAATTGTCCTGGCCGATACAGTGGGTTTCATTCGGCACTTGCCGCACAAGCTGGTCGAGGCATTTCGGTCTACGCTCGAAGAGTCGAGCAATTCCGACCTGCTGTTGCATGTGATCGATGCGGCAGAACCGGATCGCATGCTGCAGATTGAGCAGGTGATGCTGGTGCTGGGCGAGATTGGCGCCCAGGACTTGCCGATCCTCGAGGTCTATAACAAACTCGATCTGCTTGAAGGCGTAGAGCCACAAATACAGCGCGATGAGAACGGCAAGCCCCAGCGGGTCTGGCTGTCGGCGCGTGATGGCAGTGGTCTTGAGTTGCTTGAACAAGCCATTGCCGAGTTGCTTGGCAGCGATTTGTTCGTCGGCACCTTGCGATTGCCCCAGCGTTTTGCTCGACTGCGTGCACAGTTTTTCGAGTTGGGCGCGGTACAGAAAGAAGAACACGACGAAGAAGGTGTCAGCTTGCTGGCCGTTCGATTGCCGCGCTCGGAGCTGAATCGGCTGGTTAGTCGTGAAGGCGTTGTACCGACAGAGTTCATCGAACAACACACTTTGCAATAAAAGCCTCCTAAAGCGGTTGTGCCGCAGTGGCAGGCATTCTGTAGCATTGGTCGGCGCGCCGTGGGTGCGTCTTTGCTTTATCAGATGGAGAGCGCTATGGCTTGGAATGAGCCGGGTGGCAACTCGAATAATCAGGATCCTTGGGGTGGTAAACGCCGCAATAATGGCGACCGCAAGGGGCCACCAGATCTCGACGAGGCCTTCCGAAAGCTGCAGGAAAGCCTGAATGGGTTGTTCGGTGGTGGAAAAAAACGTGGTGGTGACGACGGCGGTCGCACAAGCAAGGGCGGTGGCTATGGCCTGCTGGGCCTGGGTCTTGTCGTGCTGGCGGCCGTATGGCTGTACAGCGCCGTTTACGTGGTGGACGAGCAGGAGCAGGCCGTGGTGCTGCGCTTCGGCAAGTACTACGAAACCGTAGGCCCGGGCTTGAACATCTATTTCCCGCCGATCGACAAGAAGTACATGGAAAACGTCACGCGTGAGCGTGCCTACACCAAGCAGGGCCAGATGCTGACCGAAGACGAGAACATCGTCGAAGTGCCGCTGACCGTGCAGTACAAGATCAGCAACCTGCAGGACTTCGTGTTGAACGTCGACCAGCCGGAAATCAGCCTGCAACACGCTACTGAAAGTGCCCTGCGCCATGTCGTCGGTTCTACCGCGATGGACCAGGTGCTGACCGAAGGTCGTGAGTTGATGGCCAGCGAGATCAAGGAGCGCCTGCAGCGGTTCCTCGATACCTACCGCACCGGTATCACCGTCACCCAGGTGAACGTACAGAGCGCTGCCGCACCGCGTGAAGTACAGGAAGCCTTCGACGACGTGATCCGTGCCCGTGAAGACGAGCAGCGTTCGCGCAACCAGGCTGAAACCTACGCCAACGGCGTCGTGCCGGAAGCCCGTGGTCAGGCCCAGCGCATCCTCGAGGATGCTAACGGTTACCGCGACGAAGTGGTCTCGCGCGCCAAGGGTGAGGCAGATCGCTTCACCAAGCTGGTCGCCGAGTACCGCAAGGCGCCGGAAGTCACGCGTGAGCGTCTGTACCTGGACACCATGCAGGAAGTCTTCAGCAACACCAGCAAGGTTCTCGTGACTGGCAGCAAAGGTGGGCAGAACAACCTGCTGTACCTGCCGCTGGACAAGATGATCGAAGGTGGTCGTAGCAGCACCAGCGCACCGTCCACCGGTTCCAATGCCGCTGCCAACGAAGCGAGCGCCCGTGCGGCCGCTGACTTGCTGCAACAGCAAACACGTACCAGGGAGAGTCGTTGATGAGCAATAAATCGCTGACCGCCCTGATTGTGGGCGTCGTCGTGGTCATCGCTGCCTGGAACTGCTTCTACATCGTGGCTCAGACCGAGCGCGCGGTGCTGCTGCAATTCGGTCGTGTGGTCCAGGCGGATGTCCAGCCGGGCCTGCATGTGAAAGTCCCCTACGTCAACCAGGTGCGCAAGTTCGACGCCCGCCTGATGACCCTGGATGCACCGACACAGCGCTTCCTGACCCTGGAAAAGAAAGCCGTGATGGTTGACGCCTACGCCAAGTGGCGCGTCAAGGATGCCGAGCGCTTCTACACTGCGACCTCCGGCCTCAAGCAGATTGCTGACGAGCGCTTGTCGCGCCGTCTGGAATCGGGCCTGCGTGACCAGTTTGGTAAGCGCACCCTGCACGAGGTGGTATCCGGTGAGCGTGACGCGCTGATGGCTGACATCACGCGTTCGCTGAACACGATGGCGGAGAAAGAGCTGGGCATCGAAGTGGTCGATGTTCGGGTCAAGGCCATCGACCTGCCGAAAGAAGTGAACCGCAGCGTGTTCGAGCGCATGAGCACCGAGCGTGAGCGTGAAGCCCGTGAGCACCGTGCCAAGGGTAACGAGTTGGCTGAAGGTATCCGTGCGGATGCCGACCGTCAGCGCCGTGTATTGCTGGCCGAAGCCTATCGCGAGTCTGAAGAGGCCCGTGGTGATGGCGACGCTCAAGCCGCGGCGATCTACGCCAAGGCCTACGGTCAGGACCAGGAGTTCTACGCGTTCTACCGCAGCCTGCGTGCCTACCGTGAAAGCTTCGCGAACAAAACCGACGTCATGGTGCTGGACCCAAGCAGCGACTTCTTCCGCTATCTGGAAAAGTCCAAGTAACCAGCCTGTGATTCTGTAGGTGTCACTCCCGTCGGGCGGCTAAAACGCCTGGCGGGGTGATCCTTTCGGAAAACGGGTGTATGATGCGGCAGCCGGGAAATTCCCGGCTTTTTTGCGTCTGCATGTTTGATTCGGCAGGCGTGACAGGTTTTTCGAGGAAAGTGCCCGACGAGGCCGTTTGCAGGCCGTTCGTCACTTCGCTCTTGCGCGTGGTTTATGCAGGGGGCGGGTATTTTCTGCTTCACTCAAGGCTCGGCCGAGGGCTGGCCGCCCGGATCAAAGGGGAATGGCGTAATGGCAACGGTAGACCGCTGGCTGCTGCC
Proteins encoded in this region:
- a CDS encoding N-acetylmuramoyl-L-alanine amidase; this translates as MRFRALVAVVGVLLAAMTVNALAASQVKSVRLWRAPDNTRLVFDLSGPVQHSVFTLTAPDRLVIDINGATLAAPLKVSTANTPITAMRSAQRTPTDLRVVIDLKKVVTPKSFSLAPNAQYGNRLVVDLFDNAADAAPPPAPTPSVATVPAVPVNPSQPQVKLPPPPPAPAGKRDIIVVIDAGHGGEDPGASGSRGQHEKDVVLAIARELQRQVNGMKGYRAELTRTGDYFIPLRGRTEIARKKGADLFVSIHADAAPSAAAFGASVFALSDRGATSETARWLADSENRSDLIGGAGNVSLDDKDKMLAGVLLDLSMTASLTSSLNVGQKVLSNIGRVTSLHKQRVEQAGFMVLKSPDIPSILVETGFISNANEASKLASASHQQALARSISAGVRQFFQQNPPPGTYIAWLRDSGKIAQGPRDHRVQPGDTLAMLAVRFQVSAATLRSANNLKTDELKVGQVLTIPGTELAAQ
- the hflK gene encoding FtsH protease activity modulator HflK gives rise to the protein MAWNEPGGNSNNQDPWGGKRRNNGDRKGPPDLDEAFRKLQESLNGLFGGGKKRGGDDGGRTSKGGGYGLLGLGLVVLAAVWLYSAVYVVDEQEQAVVLRFGKYYETVGPGLNIYFPPIDKKYMENVTRERAYTKQGQMLTEDENIVEVPLTVQYKISNLQDFVLNVDQPEISLQHATESALRHVVGSTAMDQVLTEGRELMASEIKERLQRFLDTYRTGITVTQVNVQSAAAPREVQEAFDDVIRAREDEQRSRNQAETYANGVVPEARGQAQRILEDANGYRDEVVSRAKGEADRFTKLVAEYRKAPEVTRERLYLDTMQEVFSNTSKVLVTGSKGGQNNLLYLPLDKMIEGGRSSTSAPSTGSNAAANEASARAAADLLQQQTRTRESR
- the hflC gene encoding protease modulator HflC; its protein translation is MSNKSLTALIVGVVVVIAAWNCFYIVAQTERAVLLQFGRVVQADVQPGLHVKVPYVNQVRKFDARLMTLDAPTQRFLTLEKKAVMVDAYAKWRVKDAERFYTATSGLKQIADERLSRRLESGLRDQFGKRTLHEVVSGERDALMADITRSLNTMAEKELGIEVVDVRVKAIDLPKEVNRSVFERMSTEREREAREHRAKGNELAEGIRADADRQRRVLLAEAYRESEEARGDGDAQAAAIYAKAYGQDQEFYAFYRSLRAYRESFANKTDVMVLDPSSDFFRYLEKSK
- the hflX gene encoding ribosome rescue GTPase HflX; translation: MFFERHGGGERVILVHLDGQDPEAREDPQEFQELANSAGAETVAFFNVPRHRPTAKFLIGSGKVEELRDLVHAEEADLVIFNHVLTPSQERNLERVFECRVIDRTGLILDIFAQRARTHEGKLQVELAQLDHMSTRLVRGWTHLERQGGGIGMRGPGETQLETDRRLLRVRLRQIKGRLEKVRSQREQSRRGRSRADIPTVSLVGYTNAGKSTLFNNVTKSDVYAADQLFATLDPTLRRLDLNDLGPIVLADTVGFIRHLPHKLVEAFRSTLEESSNSDLLLHVIDAAEPDRMLQIEQVMLVLGEIGAQDLPILEVYNKLDLLEGVEPQIQRDENGKPQRVWLSARDGSGLELLEQAIAELLGSDLFVGTLRLPQRFARLRAQFFELGAVQKEEHDEEGVSLLAVRLPRSELNRLVSREGVVPTEFIEQHTLQ
- the miaA gene encoding tRNA (adenosine(37)-N6)-dimethylallyltransferase MiaA, with protein sequence MSALPPAIFLMGPTAAGKTDLAIELTKVLPCELISVDSALVYRDMDIGTAKPSKELLAQYPHRLIDIIDPAQSYSAADFRADALAAMADITARGNIPLLVGGTMLYYKALQEGLADMPPADAQVRAELEEEAARLGWQALHDQLAAVDPVSAARIHPNDPQRLTRALEVWRVSGQTMTEHRLKQSAQSADAGASGQSQLPYTVANLAIAPASRQVLHERIAQRFTIMLEQGFVDEVVALRSRGDLHPGLPSIRAVGYRQVWDHLDGKLTSAEMQERGIIATRQLAKRQFTWLRSWSDLHWLDSLDSDNLSRALKYLGTVSILS
- the mutL gene encoding DNA mismatch repair endonuclease MutL gives rise to the protein MSESLLNSGSRIELLSPRLANQIAAGEVVERPASVIKELLENSIDSGAKRIDVDVEQGGVKLLRVRDDGSGISSDDLPLALARHATSKIRDLEDLERVMSLGFRGEALASISSVARLTLTSRTRSAEQAWQVETEGRDMAPRVQPAAHPVGTSVEVRDLFFNTPARRKFLKAEKTEFDHLQEVIKRLALARFDVAFHLRHNGKTILSLHEANDDAARARRVSAICGAGFLEQALPIEIERNGLRLWGWVGLPTFSRSQADLQYFFVNGRAVRDKLVAHAVRQAYRDVLFNGRHPTFVLFFEVDPSVVDVNVHPTKHEVRFRDGRMVHDFLYGTLHRTLGDVRPDDQLSAPIVTAVVRPSGPEAGEFGPQGEMSLAANLLQSPQAQPSYTAPNSGSGSGYQYSYTPRPQSAVPVAEAQAAYREFFAPLPGAESGAPVALPEGGGDIPPLGYALAQLKGIYILAENAHGLVLVDMHAAHERIMYERLKIAMASEGLSGQPLLVPESLAVSQREADCAEEHHSVFQKLGFELQRLGPETLAIRQIPALLKQAEANRLVADVLADLMEYGTSDRIQAHINELLGTMACHGAIRANRRLALPEMNGLLRDMENTERSGQCNHGRPTWTQMGLDDLDKLFLRGR
- the hfq gene encoding RNA chaperone Hfq, with the protein product MSKGHSLQDPYLNTLRKEKVGVSIYLVNGIKLQGTIESFDQFVILLKNTVSQMVYKHAISTVVPVRPIRLPSAAGDDVADAEPGNA